The following are from one region of the Oncorhynchus nerka isolate Pitt River linkage group LG8, Oner_Uvic_2.0, whole genome shotgun sequence genome:
- the LOC115133058 gene encoding mitogen-activated protein kinase 12-like isoform X1 has protein sequence MSVRTRTGFYRQEVNKTAWEVPERYRELKQVGTGAYGTVCSAQDRRTGVRVAIKKLHRPFQSKLFAKRAYRELRLLKHMKHENVIGLLDVFTSEISLDRFHDFYLVMPFMGTDLGKLMKMERLSQDRVQFLVYQILKGLKYIHSAGIIHRDLKPGNLSVNEDCELKILDFGLARQTDTEMTGYVVTRWYRAPEVILNWMHYTQTVDIWSVGCIMAEMLLGKPLFKGNDHLDQLKEIMKITGTPTADFVTKLQSQDAKNYIRSLPKVPKKDLHLIFSKASSDAVCVLERMLLLDPERRVSASEALAMPFFSEFREPEEETEAQSYDHSMDNTDLPLEQWKRHTFTEILSFRPAATETKDPKETSL, from the exons ATGTCGGTTCGCACGCGGACAGGATTTTACCGTCAGGAGGTAAACAAAACGGCATGGGAGGTTCCAGAGCGATACCGCGAGCTAAAGCAGGTGGGGACTGGCGCCTATGGGACAGTATG CTCCGCCCAGGACCGCAGGACTGGGGTGAGGGTGGCCATCAAGAAGCTCCACAGACCCTTCCAGTCAAAGCTCTTCGCCAAGAGGGCCTACAGAGAGCTCCGGCTCCTCAAGCACATGAAGCACGAAAAT GTGATTGGACTGCTGGATGTGTTCACTTCTGAGATCTCATTGGACAGGTTTCATGACTT TTACCTGGTAATGCCATTCATGGGTACTGATCTGGGGAAACTGATGAAGATGGAGAGATTGTCACAGGACAGGGTGCAATTCCTTGTCTATCAAATCCTGAAAGGACTCAAG TATATCCACTCTGCAGGGATCATCCACAGG GATCTCAAACCTGGAAATTTGTCTGTCAACGAAGACTGTGAGCTGAAG atcCTTGACTTCGGGCTGGCTCGGCAGACGGACACAGAGATGACTGGGTACGTCGTCACTCGCTGGTACAGAGCCCCCGAGGTAATCCTCAATTGGATGCACTATACCCAGACTG TGGATATCTGGTCGGTGGGCTGCATCATGGCGGAGATGCTGCTGGGGAAGCCGCTGTTCAAAGGAAATGACC ACCTGGACcaactgaaagagatcatgaagATTACTGGTACACCCACTGCAGACTTTGTTACGAAGCTACAAAGCCAAGAT GCCAAAAACTACATACGGAGCCTTCCCAAAGTACCAAAGAAAGATTTGCACTTAATTTTTTCCAAAGCTAGCTCAGACG CGGTGTGTGTGCTGGAGCGCATGCTGTTGCTGGACCCTGAGAGGCGGGTGAGTGCGTCGGAGGCACTGGCCATGCCCTTTTTCAGTGAGTTCAGAGAACCAGAGGAGGAGACTGAGGCCCAGTCCTACGATCACTCCATGGACAACACAGACCTGCCCCTGGAACAGTGGAAAc
- the LOC115133058 gene encoding mitogen-activated protein kinase 12-like isoform X2: protein MSVRTRTGFYRQEVNKTAWEVPERYRELKQVGTGAYGTVCSAQDRRTGVRVAIKKLHRPFQSKLFAKRAYRELRLLKHMKHENVIGLLDVFTSEISLDRFHDFYLVMPFMGTDLGKLMKMERLSQDRVQFLVYQILKGLKYIHSAGIIHRDLKPGNLSVNEDCELKILDFGLARQTDTEMTGYVVTRWYRAPEVILNWMHYTQTVDIWSVGCIMAEMLLGKPLFKGNDHLDQLKEIMKITGTPTADFVTKLQSQDVAFHKRPTISWVNFGPFLLTAGVTESGQKLHTEPSQSTKERFALNFFQS from the exons ATGTCGGTTCGCACGCGGACAGGATTTTACCGTCAGGAGGTAAACAAAACGGCATGGGAGGTTCCAGAGCGATACCGCGAGCTAAAGCAGGTGGGGACTGGCGCCTATGGGACAGTATG CTCCGCCCAGGACCGCAGGACTGGGGTGAGGGTGGCCATCAAGAAGCTCCACAGACCCTTCCAGTCAAAGCTCTTCGCCAAGAGGGCCTACAGAGAGCTCCGGCTCCTCAAGCACATGAAGCACGAAAAT GTGATTGGACTGCTGGATGTGTTCACTTCTGAGATCTCATTGGACAGGTTTCATGACTT TTACCTGGTAATGCCATTCATGGGTACTGATCTGGGGAAACTGATGAAGATGGAGAGATTGTCACAGGACAGGGTGCAATTCCTTGTCTATCAAATCCTGAAAGGACTCAAG TATATCCACTCTGCAGGGATCATCCACAGG GATCTCAAACCTGGAAATTTGTCTGTCAACGAAGACTGTGAGCTGAAG atcCTTGACTTCGGGCTGGCTCGGCAGACGGACACAGAGATGACTGGGTACGTCGTCACTCGCTGGTACAGAGCCCCCGAGGTAATCCTCAATTGGATGCACTATACCCAGACTG TGGATATCTGGTCGGTGGGCTGCATCATGGCGGAGATGCTGCTGGGGAAGCCGCTGTTCAAAGGAAATGACC ACCTGGACcaactgaaagagatcatgaagATTACTGGTACACCCACTGCAGACTTTGTTACGAAGCTACAAAGCCAAGAT gtagccttccacaagcgtcccacaataagttgggtgaattttggcccattcctcctgacagctggtgtaactgagtcag GCCAAAAACTACATACGGAGCCTTCCCAAAGTACCAAAGAAAGATTTGCACTTAATTTTTTCCAAAGCTAG
- the LOC115133059 gene encoding mitogen-activated protein kinase 11-like isoform X2 — protein sequence MKHENVIGLLDVFSPAASLEDFHEVYLVTNLMGADLNNIVKFQRLSDEHVQFLIYQLLRGLKYIHSAGLIHRDLKPSNVAVNEDCELRILDFGLARQTDDEMTGYVATRWYRAPEIMLNWMHYNQTVDIWSVGCIMGELLKGKVLFPGNDYIDQLKRIMEVVGTPTPDLLQKISSEHAQKYIQSLPFMPQQDLEKIFRGANPMAVDLLKRMLVLDCDGRVSASEALSHPYFSQYHDPDDEPEALPYDQTLESKDRTLEEWKELVFEEMNGIKAPVSETSSLQVEQ from the exons ATGAAACATGAGAAC GTAATAGGACTACTGGATGTATTCTCCCCTGCTGCATCGCTAGAGGACTTCCATGAAGT cTACCTGGTAACCAACTTGATGGGGGCAGACCTGAACAACATAGTCAAATTCCAGCGTCTCTCTGATGAGCATGTGCAGTTTCTTATTTACCAGCTGCTCAGGGGCCTCAAG TACATCCATTCAGCAGGACTGATCCACAGA GACCTGAAACCAAGTAACGTGGCAGTGAACGAGGACTGCGAGCTGAGG ATCCTTGACTTTGGATTGGCCAGACAGACGGATGATGAGATGACGGGGTACGTGGCGACTCGCTGGTATCGAGCGCCAGAGATCATGCTTAACTGGATGCACTACAATCAGACAG TGGATATCTGGTCAGTGGGATGCATCATGGGAGAGCTGCTGAAGGGGAAGGTCCTGTTTCCCGGCAACGACT ATATCGACCAGCTAAAGAGGATTATGGAGGTGGTGGGCACCCCGACCCCTGACCTTCTACAGAAGATCTCCTCTGAACAT GCTCAGAAATATATCCAGTCTCTACCCTTCATGCCCCAGCAGGACTTAGAGAAGATATTCAGAGGAGCCAACCCAATGG ctgtGGATCTACTGAAGCGCATGCTGGTTCTGGACTGTGACGGGCGTGTCTCGGCCAGTGAGGCTCTCTCCCACCCTTATTTCTCCCAGTACCACGACCCGGACGACGAACCAGAGGCCCTGCCCTACGACCAGACGCTGGAGAGCAAGGACCGCACGCTAGAGGAGTGGAAAG AGCTGGTGTTCGAGGAGATGAATGGAATCAAAGCGCCTGTCAGCGAAACGAGCAGTCTACAGGTGGAACAGTGA